One window of Bacillus sp. THAF10 genomic DNA carries:
- a CDS encoding RimK family alpha-L-glutamate ligase, translating into MSVSGWLVYETEHAKKNQAFIDWFLEEAVALDIELTFLLQSQITYGAGNGELFLYVDNKEIPRPSFVIMRNIDPLFNLQLEQMGIPCFNSYDVSSICNDKARTYQMLARHGIPMLETYFLKPADLDIEKFPLSFPMVAKSRTGRGGEQVYLLENDEDLQKLQSTSQEGFIFQALASSPGKDLRVYVLGQEIVGAVLRKNDHSFKANYSLGGTAEAYTLNAEEVALVNSVVALFDFGLVGMDFLFDDHGSLLFNEIEDVVGCRTLCQTSDVNIVKLYLEFILLTLGEK; encoded by the coding sequence ATGAGCGTATCAGGCTGGCTTGTATACGAGACGGAGCATGCCAAGAAAAATCAAGCATTTATCGACTGGTTTTTAGAAGAGGCAGTAGCCCTTGACATCGAACTGACCTTTTTGTTGCAATCCCAGATAACTTACGGCGCAGGGAATGGCGAATTGTTTCTTTATGTGGATAACAAGGAGATCCCGCGTCCAAGCTTTGTGATCATGCGAAACATTGACCCGTTATTCAATCTGCAGCTTGAGCAAATGGGGATCCCTTGCTTTAACTCCTATGATGTGTCCTCTATTTGTAATGATAAAGCAAGAACCTATCAGATGTTAGCACGCCATGGAATTCCGATGCTAGAAACCTATTTTCTAAAGCCTGCAGACCTAGACATAGAGAAATTCCCCCTCTCCTTTCCAATGGTAGCAAAATCGCGAACAGGAAGAGGCGGAGAACAGGTTTACTTGCTAGAAAATGACGAGGACCTGCAAAAATTACAATCCACCTCTCAAGAAGGCTTTATTTTTCAAGCGCTTGCTTCCTCACCTGGAAAGGATCTTAGAGTGTATGTGCTTGGTCAGGAAATTGTCGGTGCTGTCCTCAGAAAAAATGACCATAGCTTTAAAGCAAATTACTCGCTTGGTGGCACTGCGGAAGCCTACACCTTAAATGCAGAGGAAGTGGCACTAGTTAATAGCGTTGTTGCATTGTTTGACTTTGGACTTGTTGGTATGGACTTTTTATTTGATGACCACGGCTCGCTGCTTTTCAATGAAATTGAGGATGTGGTTGGATGTAGGACACTATGTCAAACCTCTGATGTGAACATCGTCAAACTTTATCTGGAGTTTATTTTACTAACACTAGGAGAGAAATGA